The genomic stretch TTCTCGCTTCCGGTTCATCCGCACGCCTTAAGTCTCAAGTAAACGGCCCCGACCATCGGTTCCAGGTAGTTCTGGAACGACCTGCGCGCATGCATTGCCACTGGAATGTGCCCGCAGGACCCGACGAAATGTGCCGTGGCCCAGCCGATTTATTCGAGAAATAAGGAATCTGTAATGAAAGTTTATGTTGGCAATCTGCCCTTTAGCGCGACCGAAGATGAGATCCGTGGCAAGTTCGAGGCCCATGGCCCCCTTTCCGAAGTGGCTCTTATCACCGATCGCGACACCGGCCGCCCCCGCGGTTTTGGTTTCGTGACCTTCGAGAACGCCGAAGACGCGCAAAACGCCATCTCGGCCCTCGACAACACCGACATGGGTGGCCGCAACCTCAAGGTCAACCAGGCCCAGGACCGTCAGCGTGGCGGCGGCGGCGGTGGTGGCGGCCGTGACCGTGGTGGTTACGGCGGCGGCGGACGCGATCGCTACTAAGCGATCCGAAAGTTTGC from Chrysiogenia bacterium encodes the following:
- a CDS encoding RNA-binding protein, giving the protein MKVYVGNLPFSATEDEIRGKFEAHGPLSEVALITDRDTGRPRGFGFVTFENAEDAQNAISALDNTDMGGRNLKVNQAQDRQRGGGGGGGGRDRGGYGGGGRDRY